In one window of Rhodanobacter sp. FDAARGOS 1247 DNA:
- a CDS encoding GIY-YIG nuclease family protein produces the protein MSDAPGTDAWAVYLLKCADGRVYTGIARDPAQRYAKHLAGKGARFTRSNPPRQLLGWVWVASHGDALRLEMAWKRLPRAQRIAALREGMSA, from the coding sequence ATGAGCGACGCCCCCGGCACCGACGCCTGGGCGGTCTACCTGCTCAAATGCGCCGATGGCCGCGTCTACACCGGCATCGCCCGCGATCCCGCACAGCGCTACGCGAAGCACCTCGCCGGCAAGGGCGCCCGCTTCACCCGCTCCAATCCGCCGCGGCAGTTGCTGGGCTGGGTGTGGGTCGCCAGCCACGGCGACGCGCTGCGGCTGGAGATGGCCTGGAAACGCCTGCCGCGGGCGCAACGCATCGCGGCGCTGCGGGAAGGCATGTCGGCGTGA
- a CDS encoding glutathione S-transferase family protein: MYTLYYSPGSASMLVHLVLLEIGAPHVLERVDLDAGQQRSAAYLALNPNGVVPTLVIDGVPHGEAAALAMLLAERHPEAALAPALASAQRADCLQRMFHLANALQPLFRQWFYPGDHLPDASDAVKEAARIGIEKCWSQLDAHLATQGPYMLGERFGIVDLYVLMLMRWSRNMPRPATSWPHLAALATRLKARPSWKQVCAVEGLVEWA; encoded by the coding sequence ATGTACACGCTCTACTACTCCCCCGGTTCGGCCAGCATGCTGGTGCATCTGGTACTGCTCGAAATCGGCGCGCCGCACGTGCTGGAGCGCGTGGACCTGGACGCCGGCCAGCAACGCAGCGCGGCCTATCTCGCACTGAACCCGAACGGCGTGGTGCCGACCCTGGTCATCGACGGCGTGCCGCATGGCGAAGCGGCGGCACTGGCGATGCTGCTGGCCGAACGGCATCCCGAGGCCGCGCTGGCGCCTGCGCTGGCCAGCGCGCAACGTGCCGATTGCCTGCAGCGGATGTTCCACCTGGCCAACGCGCTGCAGCCGCTGTTCCGCCAGTGGTTCTACCCCGGCGACCACCTGCCCGACGCCAGCGATGCCGTGAAGGAAGCCGCGCGCATCGGCATCGAGAAGTGCTGGTCGCAGCTCGATGCCCACCTCGCCACGCAAGGCCCGTACATGCTGGGCGAGCGCTTTGGCATCGTCGACCTCTACGTCCTGATGCTGATGCGCTGGTCGCGCAACATGCCAAGGCCCGCGACGAGCTGGCCGCATCTGGCCGCACTGGCCACGCGACTGAAGGCCCGTCCGTCGTGGAAGCAGGTCTGTGCGGTCGAAGGCCTGGTCGAGTGGGCCTGA
- a CDS encoding ATP-binding cassette domain-containing protein, with protein sequence MSLIQLQRVDFSIGGPLLLEHVDLSIEANERVCIVGRNGEGKSTLMKLIAGELHADDGEVRVQNGIVVARMAQEVPHGTEGSVFDVVAEGLGDLGRLLARYHHLLDTGDFDALGDVQHEIEAQHGWDLDRRVSDVITQLELPGETDFAALSGGMKRRVLLAQALVRKPDVLLLDEPTNHLDIEAIGWLESFLKQFAGSIIFVTHDRSFLRALATRIVEIDRGQLTDWPGDYDNYLRRREERLHAEAQANALFDKKLAQEEVWIRQGIKARRTRNEGRVRALKALRNERAERRNLGGNVKMTAANAQSSGKKVIDLKHVHQAYDGRVLIDDLSTTILRGDRIGIIGPNGAGKSTLLKIMLGELTPLRGTAELGTSIQIAYFDQHRLQLNDSLNALDNVAEGREFIELNGQRKHIIGYLQDFLFSPERARAPITRLSGGERNRLLLAKLFAQPSNLLVMDEPTNDLDVETLELLEELLTDYQGTLLLVSHDRAFLDNVVSSTLVLEGEGRIGEYVGGYSDWLRQRPAPRGTTATGKSPAPAPVAPPAAKRKRSFKEQHELEQLPKRIEQLETDIATRTAAMNEPAFFQQDSAVIVKANEALVAVQAELDAAYARWSELDD encoded by the coding sequence ATCTGTCGATCGAGGCGAACGAGCGGGTCTGCATCGTCGGTCGCAACGGCGAAGGCAAATCCACCCTGATGAAGCTGATCGCCGGCGAGCTGCATGCCGACGACGGCGAGGTGCGCGTGCAGAACGGCATCGTGGTCGCGCGGATGGCGCAGGAGGTGCCGCACGGCACCGAAGGCAGCGTGTTCGACGTGGTCGCCGAGGGCCTGGGTGACCTGGGCCGCTTGCTGGCGCGTTATCACCACCTGCTCGACACCGGCGACTTCGACGCGCTGGGCGACGTGCAGCACGAGATCGAGGCGCAGCACGGCTGGGACCTGGACCGCCGCGTCAGCGACGTGATCACCCAGCTGGAACTGCCCGGCGAGACCGACTTCGCCGCCCTTTCCGGCGGCATGAAGCGCCGCGTGCTGCTGGCCCAGGCGCTGGTGCGCAAGCCCGACGTGCTGCTGCTGGACGAGCCGACCAACCACCTGGACATCGAGGCGATCGGCTGGCTGGAGAGCTTCCTCAAGCAGTTCGCCGGCAGCATCATCTTCGTCACCCATGACCGCAGCTTCCTGCGCGCGCTGGCCACCCGCATCGTCGAGATCGATCGCGGCCAGCTCACCGACTGGCCGGGCGACTACGACAACTACCTGCGTCGCCGCGAGGAACGCCTGCACGCCGAAGCGCAGGCCAACGCGCTGTTCGACAAGAAGCTGGCGCAGGAGGAAGTGTGGATTCGCCAGGGCATCAAGGCCCGGCGCACCCGCAACGAGGGCCGCGTGCGCGCGCTGAAGGCGCTGCGCAACGAGCGCGCCGAGCGGCGCAACCTGGGCGGCAACGTGAAGATGACCGCCGCCAACGCGCAGTCTTCCGGCAAGAAGGTGATCGACCTCAAGCATGTGCACCAGGCCTACGACGGCCGTGTGCTGATCGACGACCTCTCGACCACCATCCTGCGCGGCGACCGCATCGGCATCATCGGCCCCAACGGCGCCGGCAAGAGCACCCTGCTGAAGATCATGCTGGGGGAACTGACGCCGCTGCGCGGCACGGCCGAGCTGGGCACGTCGATCCAGATCGCCTACTTCGACCAGCACCGGCTGCAGCTCAACGACTCGCTCAACGCGCTGGACAACGTGGCCGAGGGCCGCGAGTTCATCGAACTCAATGGCCAGCGCAAGCACATCATCGGCTACCTGCAGGATTTCCTGTTCTCGCCCGAACGCGCCCGCGCGCCGATCACCCGCCTGTCCGGCGGCGAACGCAACCGCCTGCTGCTGGCCAAGCTGTTCGCCCAGCCGTCCAACCTGCTGGTGATGGACGAACCGACCAACGACCTCGACGTGGAAACGCTCGAACTGCTGGAAGAGTTGCTGACCGACTACCAGGGCACCCTGCTGCTGGTCTCGCATGACCGCGCCTTCCTCGACAACGTGGTGTCCAGCACCCTGGTGCTGGAGGGCGAGGGCCGGATCGGCGAATACGTGGGCGGCTACAGCGACTGGCTGCGCCAGCGGCCGGCTCCGCGCGGCACCACCGCGACCGGCAAGTCCCCTGCCCCCGCCCCGGTCGCACCGCCGGCAGCGAAGCGCAAGCGCAGCTTCAAGGAACAGCACGAGCTGGAACAGTTGCCCAAGCGCATCGAGCAACTGGAAACCGACATCGCCACGCGCACCGCCGCGATGAACGAGCCCGCATTCTTCCAGCAGGACAGCGCCGTCATCGTCAAGGCCAACGAGGCCCTGGTGGCGGTGCAGGCGGAACTCGACGCGGCTTACGCGCGCTGGTCGGAGCTGGACGACTGA